A segment of the Saccharomyces kudriavzevii IFO 1802 strain IFO1802 genome assembly, chromosome: 2 genome:
TAGAGATTAAACCCTTTAAAATCTTTACTATGACGAATAAACATTATCGAAAAAtagtaaattttcttgcttaTTATTGGCCTCGCCTTTTGACTGCctactgaaaaaagaaaaacttaaCAGATACTTAACTACACATATTATTAAACTTATTAAAGGTAGtatattttcctttcaGAGGGTTTCAaactattgaaaaatggcaCTGGCGGACTACAAGCAGCGAGAGCTCTTCTTGCATGGTTGTTCATGTACTTCAACCCGACCAAATAACTTGTGTTCACCCAGCCGAAACCTTCAGTCGCAACGCCTTTAAAATCGGCACCTTGGTTGCCATATTCCGCATCAACGCGATGGGGATCGGTTCCTCTTGTCacatcatatttttcaacaaccATTCCATTATAGTCAACAAATGACTTGGTGATCATGTACAACCACCTATAAGCTAGTCTTGTAGCTATTTGTTGATAACCATATGCAGATAATCCCCTCCATGCCAATATCTGGTGTGGCGCCCAGCCAAAAGGATAGTCCCATTGTCTGATCGGCCTATCAATAGATATGGGGCCTCTTGATTTCTCTGTGCATGCAACTAATCCACCGAGCATTTCCAACTGAGGAAGAGCTTTTTCCACCGTGATTTTTACTTGTTCTTCGGTGGCAAGACCGGCCCACAAACTCCAAAAAGTTGTTGCTGATTCATATGACGTTCTACATTTTAGTTTTATATTATAgtcgaaaaaaaagcccGATTCTTCGTCCCACATATACTCATTAATCCTGTCCTTCCTTATTCTAGCTAACTGATTCCAGTGCTCAGAATCGGTCACCGTTCCATCATTCTGATCTTCatattcatcatcaaaatattcCTTGATAACGTCAGCAATATCGATTTCGTACTTATAGAGTAAAGAATTCAGATCAATTGTTGCTAAATACGCGCAAACACCTTCAAACCTATAGGTTGTGTCATGCCCTGACTCCCTCACGGCACGATCATGTAAGAAAAATGCGTCAAGTTTGGGTTCTTTAATGATACCCTCGTTATAAAGGTACCTGAGCTTTTCTAGAGAGACATTGTACTTCTCAGCGTATGGTAATAATATGGTATCGAAATGGTCAGGTTCAGTTTCTGGTGGGATACCTATACCATCAGGATGGTAACAAGATAGCCCAGTGACAGGATCCAACCTGGGTCTCGAAGTCCATACTTCTTTATATTCCTTGATAGCAGCTCTGAATGCccgtttcaaaaattgtatAGCACTTGGATTGTTTTTGcctccaattttttcaaacacAAGTAGTGCCATATCAGTCAGGAAAGGAGGCTGAGATCTGCAGAGGTAATAGCTTCTGTTAGCATTCAATATCTTACTGTAATGgtcaatttcaaatataaaGTGCTCCACCATTCCTCTCGCAACATCAACCTTATTAGTTTCCATGAGCCCGAGTGCCATTAAGTACGAATCCCAGCCATACAACTCGTTGAATCTTCCGCCAGGTACTGCATAGGGATAACCAACCAAAGATCTTTCACCAGTGGATGGATCGACATGTTCCTCCATGGCTAGTGCTAACAATCCTGGTGTATCATTTAATGATTTGACGTATTCTGGGTTAATATCCTTTGGCAAATATTCTACTTCaagtttcaaagatggGTTCATTTGGGATGCCTGAATATAAAATTCGTACTGGTCTGGGCAATTATATGGAACATAAATTCTTGGATTTTTAGCACCTGGCGCATCTATTTTTGAGTCGCGAGCAATCTCCGCAATATTATACAAATCAACTCTTCTTGTCAAACTATTCCAAAATTGAGTCGTTATCAATCTTGATAATCTATCAACAGGGTTTTCGTTTATACGTGCCTCATCCAGAAATATTTGATGTCTTCCAAAGCTTTTCGCAATGGTCAATTCCTGCAACAAGTTGGAAAGCATATACGTTCCTCTAACGTTAACATGTTTGAAACCGTTAGAATTTGCCGTCCCGACTTTTATGACTTTGGGGCCCGTATCTTCTATGGtaatttgatgatttttatCGGTATCTTCGCTAGCCAGTAGCTCATCTAAAGCCAGATCCACATTATCAATATAGAATCTACGATTACCTTTGCTACTAAGGAAACTATCATCTTCGGAACCCCTTCTTTTCAAGGTGTAGTCCTTCATACCGTTTTTAAAATCTGAAACTTTATTAAAAACACTCATTGTTCTAGTTCTATTGAGTCTGTGAATTTTTGACTGTTTTCTAGGGTCTGTTACTGGTCCATAATAGACTTCTGCGTTGGAAAATGGATCAAAATACTCATGCATAGAGGACAACCGCCGATGGTGCCTTCTAGTACCTTGTTGGCCCTCTTCTTTCAATGGTCGTTGCTCTGAACCACTTGTAAGCGGCTCTACATTATCTTCACCATTATTTCCATCGGACGGTGGGTTTATTTCTGTTACTTTTGGCAAAAAGTCTACCATTATCTGAACTATATGCAAGTCCCCTTAATAGATTAAATATAGATTTACACTTGCGTCAAATGATTTTTGAGGagagaagaaatatataaaaaaaaaatgagtaAAATAGAATATTAATCACCCAACGGAAACAACTGCCCACAAGCACGAGAAGGTGTAATATATACCTTAGCATAATTTTGTTCCTAGAAGGTGATTGTGCATCCTATCCGCTTTATATAATTCAGTGGAATTGGCACGCCGCTcggaaaaattgtttttgaaattacCCCGCGCGGAGATTTGCATTAAAACTCTATAAAGGTATGCGTGAATTTCTATTCAGTTACTTATTACTACTAATTCtgattgttcttttgtCAATCCATTTACTTTGTTCATTATtctataaatatttatgcCATGTGgtaaggaaaaaaatgcaggGCTCCTAAtttaacttcttttctttcaagtcGATGGAGTCCTCGAGTGTTTCCTCGTCGTAATCACCTTCCTCTAATCTGTACtctttattcaaaaaagacTTGTGGAACGAGAATTTTAATAGGATCCATGCCATCCGTATAGGTCCAAACTCTGGCCATAGGCAGTTCAATAACTCGATACGCACGCCCTTACTGGATGCTTGCCATATTAAAAAGTCACTTAATCTGGAAACCCCACTTGTCCTGATCAGTAAATCTAAAGGCGGAACTCCCGCTGTGTAGAGATGAGATTCTAATGTGCTTTCATCTATAATGGCCCCTTTCCTATGCTGAACAATTGATTCTTTCATAGCATGCAAGATTTCATCCCTGCCCGTATATGGGAAGCATATGTTTAACGTAGCTCTTTTGTTGTTCTTCGTGGTCTCCACAGCCACTCGAACCTCTTCCAACAGGGACTTATCCAATAATGAAAGATCGCCAATGATTTTAATGCGTATCCCATACTTGCAAGCCAACTCTCCACGTTCTGTAATTTGTCGTATCCTTTCCCGCGCTAAAGTCATCAGTGATTCAACTTCACGCGAActtcttttgaagttttcaatCGAGAACGCAAACACAGTAGCTGTATCGACCCCTGCTTCATAACATAGTTCCAAGATCCTGCTCATACTAACAAATCCTGCCTCATGGCCCTCTTTCACATCCAACTCTCTCTTTCTGGCAAATCTTCTGTTCCCATCCATAATAAACCCAACATGTTTGGGCACACAGTTAGATGTACGCAAAGTGCGcgaaaaaatgtttttggTCCACTTCAACACGAATGAGTGTCCAGGTATACCACTTGCCGTCtccattctttctttatatcTGTGTTTACCCCAATTGGGCTGTTCAAGTCTTATTGAAAGGTGTCATTATTAcgagaattttttttttttcattctgaGTATTTTGTTGGCATGTTTTGGAAAAGCCCGAGCGAGGGTAACAGGTTTAGGGGATTGAAAGATTGCAACAGGATACATTATAATCTGTCTAGATCTTCTAACGTGTAAGAGCAGTGCCAGCCAGGTCGGATGGAGTACAGTAAGGTGATGTTTCAAAGGTCTGGAGCTGCACATCACATCATGCGGCTTTCGCCTCGAAGATGCCGCTTTAAATCCTCATTTGCTGTTGCTCTGAACGCCGCCAGTAGGCTGGTAACCCCCAAAATTCTTTGGAACAACCCTATATCATTGGTCTCGAAGGAAATGAACACTTTGGCCAAAAACATAGTCGCTCTGATTGGGTCTGGCCATCCAGTGCTTAACAAAGTTACTAGCTACTATTTCGAAACAGAGGGTAAAAAAGTTCGTCCCCTGTTAGTCTTGCTGCTTTCAAGAGCGCTCTCAGAAATTCCTTTGACAGAAAGAAACCACGTGAAGATAGACCATTTAGACGTTCCTGAGGATCCCATTTACTCTAAACCTAGTCAAAATCAACTATTTCAACGTCCTGTGAATAGCATTTCCCCACTTCATATACTTCACGGTATCAAACCACTAAATCCCCTGACAAAGGGCCCGGAGCCTCTGCCAGAGGAAGACTTTGATAAAAAGAGAGGTATTCTGCCCAAGCAGAGAAGATTGGCGGAGATTGTAGAGATGATACATACTGCATCTTTACTTCACGATGACGTTATTGATTATTCCGAtacaagaagaggaagaccAAGCGGTAATGCCGCTTTCACCAACAAAATGGCTGTATTAGCGGGTGATTTCCTTTTAGGAAGGGCAACAGTATCAATTTCCAGATTGCATAACCCTGAAGTCGTGGAACTTATGTCTAATAGTATTGCGAACCTTGTTGAGGGTGAGTTCatgcaattgaaaaatacttcCATTGATGAGGACATAGATactattgaaaatggtCACAAACAACTTCCGGTTCCTTCTAAAAAGCTGGAAGTCAAAGAGCACGAATTTCGAGTTCCAAGTCACCAACAAGGGCTGCAATTTTCTCATGACCAGCTCATAGAAACTGCATTTGAATATTACATACACAAAACGTATCTAAAGACAgcttctttgatttccaaaTCTTGCAGATGCGCTGCTATATTATCTGGTGCAACACCAGCAGTTATTGACGAATGCTACAACTTTGGTAGAAACCTTGGTATATGCTTTCAACTCGTGGATGATATGCTTGATTTTACAGTCTCTGGGAAGGACCTAGGTAAACCATCAGGCGCAGATTTGAAGCTAGGTATTGCTACTGCTCCAGTTTTATTTGCATGGAAGGAAGATCCATCTTTGGCTCCACTGATTTCACGTAATTTCTCGGAGAGAGGTGATGTTGAAAGAACCATTGCTTCTGTCAGACTACATGATGGCATAGCGGAGACGAAAGCACTAGCAGAGGAATATAGGGACAAGGCATTGCAGAATCTGCGAAATTCTCTTCCTGATTCCGATGCTCGATCTGCCTTAGAATTCCTAACGAATAGTATTttgacaagaagaaagtaaaGCCTGAAGAAAACTGCCTAAACTGCAGTGggaaatgaaattgaagtGCTCATAAATATCACATTATTTTATAATTCTATATGTAAATAATTTTTAACTTCTCAAAATgaggggaaaaaaaagcaagcaAGCAATATAACTCAGGCAGGTGGTAAAAAGGCTGCAAATAGTACTGTTTGCAAAGGTATCCAAAATGCTAACCAGTATATGTAAAATTTGACTATCTTATCGTCACCCTTTGGattttccatttgtttTGGATCCGAAGTTTTGACTAATCTATCCGCCAAATACCAAAGGTGCAATGGTATAAATGAGGCTATAcgattcaaaatttggacGTGGGCAAAAATGCATACTGTTACGACCAATACTCTGGTAATCCACACCAAAGGCTTCAAATTATAGGATGGATATATTTTGCTAAAGTACATGGAGGAATAGACtagaataataatattcGGTACAGccaacaaaaaatttggaagattATTCAGGGTCCAGTACTTCAGAAATCCAACTTCCCAATAATGGCCCTGAATGTAGGAATATAGAGAAGTCGTTGTGATGAAAAGGTTTGGAAATAATTGAGATTTACACCACTCGCCTCTTTGGGGACAAAAGGTCCTATACGGTAGATAATATTGCTGATATATTAGCGCAGAAAGCATCAGCAATCCCGATAATAAAG
Coding sequences within it:
- the NTH2 gene encoding alpha,alpha-trehalase NTH2 (similar to Saccharomyces cerevisiae NTH2 (YBR001C) and NTH1 (YDR001C); ancestral locus Anc_3.205), with the translated sequence MVDFLPKVTEINPPSDGNNGEDNVEPLTSGSEQRPLKEEGQQGTRRHHRRLSSMHEYFDPFSNAEVYYGPVTDPRKQSKIHRLNRTRTMSVFNKVSDFKNGMKDYTLKRRGSEDDSFLSSKGNRRFYIDNVDLALDELLASEDTDKNHQITIEDTGPKVIKVGTANSNGFKHVNVRGTYMLSNLLQELTIAKSFGRHQIFLDEARINENPVDRLSRLITTQFWNSLTRRVDLYNIAEIARDSKIDAPGAKNPRIYVPYNCPDQYEFYIQASQMNPSLKLEVEYLPKDINPEYVKSLNDTPGLLALAMEEHVDPSTGERSLVGYPYAVPGGRFNELYGWDSYLMALGLMETNKVDVARGMVEHFIFEIDHYSKILNANRSYYLCRSQPPFLTDMALLVFEKIGGKNNPSAIQFLKRAFRAAIKEYKEVWTSRPRLDPVTGLSCYHPDGIGIPPETEPDHFDTILLPYAEKYNVSLEKLRYLYNEGIIKEPKLDAFFLHDRAVRESGHDTTYRFEGVCAYLATIDLNSLLYKYEIDIADVIKEYFDDEYEDQNDGTVTDSEHWNQLARIRKDRINEYMWDEESGFFFDYNIKLKCRTSYESATTFWSLWAGLATEEQVKITVEKALPQLEMLGGLVACTEKSRGPISIDRPIRQWDYPFGWAPHQILAWRGLSAYGYQQIATRLAYRWLYMITKSFVDYNGMVVEKYDVTRGTDPHRVDAEYGNQGADFKGVATEGFGWVNTSYLVGLKYMNNHARRALAACSPPVPFFNSLKPSERKIYYL
- the RER2 gene encoding ditrans,polycis-polyprenyl diphosphate synthase (similar to Saccharomyces cerevisiae RER2 (YBR002C); ancestral locus Anc_3.203), giving the protein METASGIPGHSFVLKWTKNIFSRTLRTSNCVPKHVGFIMDGNRRFARKRELDVKEGHEAGFVSMSRILELCYEAGVDTATVFAFSIENFKRSSREVESLMTLARERIRQITERGELACKYGIRIKIIGDLSLLDKSLLEEVRVAVETTKNNKRATLNICFPYTGRDEILHAMKESIVQHRKGAIIDESTLESHLYTAGVPPLDLLIRTSGVSRLSDFLIWQASSKGVRIELLNCLWPEFGPIRMAWILLKFSFHKSFLNKEYRLEEGDYDEETLEDSIDLKEKKLN
- the COQ1 gene encoding trans-hexaprenyltranstransferase (similar to Saccharomyces cerevisiae COQ1 (YBR003W); ancestral locus Anc_3.202) translates to MFQRSGAAHHIMRLSPRRCRFKSSFAVALNAASRLVTPKILWNNPISLVSKEMNTLAKNIVALIGSGHPVLNKVTSYYFETEGKKVRPLLVLLLSRALSEIPLTERNHVKIDHLDVPEDPIYSKPSQNQLFQRPVNSISPLHILHGIKPLNPLTKGPEPLPEEDFDKKRGILPKQRRLAEIVEMIHTASLLHDDVIDYSDTRRGRPSGNAAFTNKMAVLAGDFLLGRATVSISRLHNPEVVELMSNSIANLVEGEFMQLKNTSIDEDIDTIENGHKQLPVPSKKLEVKEHEFRVPSHQQGLQFSHDQLIETAFEYYIHKTYLKTASLISKSCRCAAILSGATPAVIDECYNFGRNLGICFQLVDDMLDFTVSGKDLGKPSGADLKLGIATAPVLFAWKEDPSLAPLISRNFSERGDVERTIASVRLHDGIAETKALAEEYRDKALQNLRNSLPDSDARSALEFLTNSILTRRK